Sequence from the Streptomyces mobaraensis NBRC 13819 = DSM 40847 genome:
CGCGGGCCCGCTCCGCCCAGACGACCGCCCCCAGCCGGTCGAAGGTGTCGAGCGCGGCCCGCAGCGGGGGCCGCGCCTCGGACGTCTGCCGCCGCCGGCGCAGGTGCTCGCCGTAGAGCAGCTCGGTACGGGCCCGCTCGAAGCCGGAACCCCCCTCCCGGTGCAGCTCCAGCGCGCGGACGAAGCGGGAACCCGCGGCGGCCGGGTCGGGGGCCAGCAGCGCGCGGCAGCGCTCCGCGACCGCCTCCGTCCACGGCCGCGGGTACGCCGCCGCGTGCCGTTCGTACCAGGCCAGGGCCGACTGCCCGCCCTCCGGCCGGTCCAGGCGGGCCGCGGCCTCGACGAGGTCGGGGAGGCTGCCGATGACGCCCTGCCGGTCGGGGCCGCCGGCGACGGCGGAGAGCCGGTCGAAGGCCGCCTCGGTGCGGCCGAGGCCCAGGTCGAGCAGGGCGAGGGCGCAGGCGGCGTGCACCGTGCCGGGGGCCACGCCCCGCGCCAGGGCCTCGGCGGTCAGCTCGCGGACGGCCTCCTCGTCGCCCCGGACGGCGGCGAGCTGGGCCAGGACGGTGGCCAGGTGGACGCGGACGCGGGCGTGCCCGGTGTCCTCGGCGACGCGCATCCCCTCGGTGGCGGTGGCCAGCGCCTCCCGGTGCAGGCCGAGGAGCAGTCGGACCCGGGCGAGGAGCATCTGCACCAGGGCCAGGGTGCCGATCGCACCGCTCTCCCGGCACCGCCGCTCCAGCCCGACGGCCAGGTCCCGCGCGGCCGGCAGGTCGCCCGCGAACAGGTGCCACCAGCCGAGGCGCACCGCCTCCCGCAGGTCCGCGGCCGACTCCCCGTCGGCGCCGATGAGCTGCCGGACGGCGTCGGCGCCGGCGTCCGGGTCGCCCGGGCCGCACCGGTGCTGCCCGGCCGCGAGCCGGGCCAGCGCCGCGATCCGCCCGGCCTCGGGCACCCCCAACTCGGCCGCCCGCACGGCGGTACGGTCGAGGGCCCCCTGGTCACCCGCGTGCCAGGCGGCCTGCGCGGCCTGGAAGAGCAGCGGCCCGACGAGGTCGGGGGCGGGCCCGGCGGGGGCCGGGGTGTACCGGCCGGAGTCCGGGGCTACCCGGTCGGGGGCCGGGGTGGCCCCGACGAGTTCGGAGGCGTGCCCGGCCGGCTCCACCGCGTCCCGGTCGGGGCCCGAGGCGACCCGGTTGGCGCCCGCGACGGCCCCTGCGGGGCCCGATGCCTGCCCAGCGCGGCCCGAGGCGGGATCCGCGACAGCCTTGGCGGCGCTCGACGCCTCCCCGGCGGGGCCCGCGACGGCCTCGGCGACACCCGAAGCGTGCCCGGCAACACCCGATGCCTGCCCGACGAGGCTCGGGACGCCCCCGACGAGGTCCGGAACGACCCCCGTGAGCAGCGCGTACGCGTCCCGGGAGCGGCCCTGTTCGTCGAGGGCCTCGGCCTTGATCCGTACGGCGCCGGCCAGCGCGTCGGGGCCGTCCGCCAGTGCCACGGCCCGGCCCGCGAGCTCCTCCGCGTGGGACGGCCGCCCGGCGTCCGCGGCGGCCCGTGCCGCGGCCGTGAGGCGGCGGCAGCGGCCGGCGGCGTCCGGGGTGAGTTCGGCCGCCCGCTCGTACGCGGCGGCGACGGCGCGCGAACTGCCGCGCGCGCGGGCGCGTTCGGCGCTCTCCTCCAGCAGCCGGGCGGTCTCCGGGTCAGGTCCGGTGGCCGCGGCGGCGAGGTGCCAGGCCCGCTGGTCCGCCTGGTCGGGGCGGCCGGCGAGCGCGTCGGCCAGCGCCCGGTGCGCGGCGATCCGCCGGCTCGCCGGCGCGTCCTGGTAGACGGCGGTCCGCACGAGCGGGTGCCGGAAGGCGAGCCGGCCGTCCACGAGGCCCAGCAGCCGGGCGCGTTCGGCCGCTTCGAGGTCGTCCAGGGAGGCGTCGAAACGTTCCGCCGCGCCGAGCACCGTCGCGAGGTCGGCCCCGCCCGCCGCCGCGGCGACGAGGAGCAGGGACCTGGTGCGGTCCGGCAGCGCCGCGACGGCCGTGGTGAACGCGCGCAGCAGCCTGCTGTGCGGGGGCAGCGCGGCCATGCCGTACGGGGAGGCGTACCGTTCCGCCTCGCCCTGGACGGTGGGGAGTTCGCGCAGGGCGAGCGGATTGCCCGCGGCCTCCTTGAGAACGAGTTCGCGCGCGTGCCGCGGCAGGCCGGCGGCGGACTCGTCCAGCAGCGCCCCGGCGGACTCCGCGTCCAGTCCGCCGAGCCGCAGCTCGGGGACACCGGGAGCGGGGAAGGCGGGCGCGTCGTCCTCGCGGACGGCCAGCAGGACGGCGATGGGCTCGGCGCCGAGCCGGCGGACGGCGAACAGCAGGGCGTCCGCCGACTCCCGGTCCAGCCAATGTGCGTCGTCGACGACGCACAGCAACGGCCCTTCCTCCGCGAGACCGTCGAGGAGGGTGAGCACCGCGAGGCCGACGAGGAAGCGGTCGCCCCCAGTGCCGTCGGACGCCATGCCGAAGGCGGAACGCAGCGCCTCCGCCTGGGCCGCGGGCAGCCCGGCGACGCGGTCGAGCACCCCGGAGAGCATCAAATGGAGCCCGGCGTACGGAAGTTCACCCTCCGCTTCGACGCCGGTGCCGCGCAGCACCCGCATCCCGGCCTCCCGCGCGGCACGGGCGGCGTGGTCGAGGAGCACGGACTTGCCGATGCCGGCCTCGCCGCGGAGCAGCAGGGCGCCGCTGCGCCCTTGGCGGGCGTCGGCGAGGAGCCGGTCGAGCGTGCGGAGTTCACCGGAGCGTCCATGAAGCATGCCGGTCACAGTATCCGCTGGTCAGAGCCGTGCGAAGGGGTGAGGTCAGGCCGTGTAGGGCACCTCGTCGCGGGCCTGCCGCAGGGCGCGGCCCCACCAGACGAGCTGGTCGAGCATGCGCTTGGCCGCACCGTTCACCACGGCCGCGTCCAGCGGCTCGCCGTCCTTGTCGAAGCGCTCCCAGGCCATGTGGAAGCTGACCGTGTCCCGGACGGTGACGGCGTGCAGCTCGGCGAAGACCTGCCGCAGGTGCTCCACGGCGCGCAGGCCGCCGCTCACCCCGCCGTAGGAGACGAAGGCGACGGGCTTGGCCTGCCACTGGGGGAAGTGCCAGTCGATCGCGGCCTTGAGGGAGGCGGGGTACGAGTGGTTGTACTCGGGCGTGATCACCACGAAGGCGTCGGCAGTGGCCAGTCGCGGGGTGACCGCGGCGACCTCGGGGGTGGGCTCACCGGACAGGGTGTTCGGAATGCCGGCGTCCGCCAGGTCGATCACGTCCACCTCGAACCCGGTGTGGGTGCGGGCCTCGCGGACGAACCAGTCGGCCACGGTCGGTCCGAACCGGCCCTCACGGGTGGAACCGACGATGACGGCGAGGCGGAGGGGAGCGGTGTTCACAGTGGCACGTCCTTGACGGTGGGAGGGGAGGGGCGGCCGGCCGATCGGCGGCCTCCCGGCGACATCGAGAACGCTACGGAGCCGGCCCCCGCCCCCACATCTGTCGGATGACCAGGTCTCGGTGACGGGTGACCGGGCCGCCGAACCCGGTCGTCCGGCAGATGTGGCGGCGGTCCCCGCGGACCTAGCGTCGCCGCCATGAAAGCCGCCACCGTGAACACCACCGCCCCGATCGCCACCGCACCGATCACCACCTCCCAGGCCCCCCGCCGCCCGGCCGTGACCCTCGCGCTGGTCCTGCTCGGCATGCTGACCCTGGCCATGTCGATGTCCGGCACCACCGTGGCGCTCCCGGACATCGGCGCGGACCTCGGGGCGTCCGGCGCGAGCCTGCAGTGGGCGGTCACCGGCTACTTCCTGACGGCGTCCAGCTTCATGCTGGTCACCGGCGCGCTGTCCGACCTCTTCGGCCGCCGCCGCGTCTACCGCGCCGGAGCCGCCCTGTTCACGGCCGGCCTGCTGCTGAGCGCCACCGCCACCGACGTCCTCGTCCTCGACGCGGCCCGCGCGGTCGCCGGCCTCGGCGCGGCCGGGGTGATGGCGAGCGGCGGCGCGCTGCTGGCCACCACCTTCTCCGGCCCCGCCCGCACCAAGGCGTACGCCGCCCTCGGCACCACCGGCGGCATCGGCCTGGCCGCCGGGCCGACGATCTCCGGGGCGCTCGTCGGCGGTCTCGGCTGGCGGTCCGGGTTCCTGGTGTTCGCCGTGGTGGGAGCGGTGCTGCTGGCCGGCACCTTCCTCGTCGCCGAGTCGCGGGCGGCCGTCCGGCCGCGCCTGGACGTGCCCGGCGCCGTGACGTTCATCGCCGCGCTCGCCCTGGTGATGACCGGTGTCACCCAGGGCCCGCAGAACGGCTGGTCGCACCCGCTGGTCCTGGCCTCCTTCGGCGCCGGCGCGCTCCTGCTCGCCCTCTTCGCGGTCCTCCAGCGCCGCTCGCCGCACCCCGTCCTCGACCTGACCCTGGTCCGCGACCGCCGCTACCTCGCCTGGACGCTCGCCGGACTGACCGGAGCCGTCGGCTTCGCCGGCACGCTGACCTACCTGCCCACCTACTTCCAGGGCGTGAACGGCGTCTCGGCGGGCGCGGCGGGTACGACGATGCTGCTGCTGACCGCCCCCGTCCTCGTCGCGCCGCTGGTCAGCGGCCAGTTGGTGAACCGGGGCGTGCCCGCCCGCCTGGTGATCACCGTGGCCATCGGGCTGGTCGCCGCCGGCAACGCCTGGCTGACCGTCCTCGCCCCGGGCGGCGGCGTCGCCCCGCTGGCCGGCCCCCTGCTGACGATCGGCATCGGCACCGGACTGGCCAACGGCATCATCGACGGCCAGGCCATGAGCCTCGTCGACCCGGAGCGCTCCGGCACGGCGGCGGGTTTCCTCAACACCGTCCGCGGCGGCGGCCAGGCCATGATGATCGCCGCGCTGGGCGCGGTGATGCTCAGCCTCCTCCAGAGCCGCCTCGGCTCCGCCGGCCTCGCCGCCCGCGTCACCTCCGGCCACCTCGCGGGCCCGGACCACGCCCACCTCGCCCAGCAGTTCACCGGCGTCTGGCACACGGTCCTCTGGGGCATCGCCGCCCTCACCGCCCTCCTCTGCGTCACGGTAACCACCCTGCTCCGCGCCCCGCGGCCGGCCACCGCGGAGTGAGCCCCTCCCACACCGGCACCGGCACCGCGAACGGGCCCGGAAGGCACCCGCCTCCCGGGCCCGCGGGCTGTGCGGCCGCCTGGAGGCTCTCGCCGACACCCTCGGCCGTCCGCTGTCCGGTCCGGAACGCCTCGGTTACGGTCGAGTGATGGAACGGGACGAACCGGAGGCAACCGGTTCCGGACAACGGTCCGTCCGCGTCCGCGTGCGCCGGTACGGACGGGGGGTGGTCCAGGCCCGGGACCTCGTCCGCTCCTGGGTCCGCTCCGCCCCCGGCACCCACATCTGGCTGCTCGTCATCGGCGTCACCAGCCTCGTCATCGCGGCGGCCAGCGAGGGGCTGGAGACCTTCCTCCTCCACCGCACCAGCAGCAACATCCACGAGCTGAACAAACACCCGCTCCAGTCCCTGCTCATCAGCGGATTCTGGATCGAGAAGCCCTCGTCGTTCCTGTTCTACGCCGTCCTCTTCGAGCTGGTCCATGCCAACGTGGAGCGCTGGGCCGGTACGTGGCGGTGGCTGCTCACCGTCGGCGTCGCGCACATCGCGGCCACTCTGATCAGCCAGGAGGTGCTGCTCGTCGCCATCGAGCACCACGCGGCGTCGCGCGCGATGCGGCACGTGGTGGACATCGGGGTCTCGTACGGCCTGGCCGCGGCGGCCGGCCTGCTCACGTACCGGATCCCGCGGCCCTGGCGGTGGGGGTGGCTGGTGGCGCTGGTGCTCTTCTTCGCCACGCCGCTGGTCGCCGGTGGCACGTTCACGGATGTGGGGCACGCGGTCGCGGTGAGCGTAGGCCTCGCGTGCGGGCCGCTGGTACGGGGGCGGCGTGGCTGGGGGCGGTGAGCGTTCGCCTTCGGCGGGTGGTGCCCCGGTCCCGCCCTTTCACCGTTTCTTGCAGGGGTTGCGCCCCCGCACCCCCGAAGCGCCCTGCGGGCGAGCGGCGGAGCCGCGAAAAGGGGTCTGGGGCGCAGCCCCAGGAAACGGTGAAAGGGCGGGACCGGGGCACACCCCCCCCCTCACCCGAAGAGCCGCTCCACCACGACGGCGATGCCGTCCTCGTCGTTGCCCGCCGTCACCTCGTCGGCGACAGCCTTGAGCTCCGCGTGCGCGCCGGCCATGGCCACGCCATACCCCGCCCACCCGAACATCGGGATGTCGTTCGGCATGTCGCCGAAGGCGATCGTCTCGGACGCCTTCACCCCGAGCCGCCGGGCCGCCAGCGACAGCCCGGTCGCCTTGCTCAGCCCGAGCGGCAGCAGCTCGACGATGCCCTCACCCGCCATCGTGACGTCCACGAGCCCGCCCGCGGCGGCCCGCGCGGCGTCCGCGAGGGCGTCGTCGCCGAGCCGCGAGTGCTGGAGGTAGAGCTTGTTGAGCGGTTCGGCCCACAGCTCCGCCTGGTCGGTGACCGGGACGGGCGGCCGGGGCCCCTCCTGGAGCCGGTACCCGGCGGTGACCAGCAGGTCGCCGTCGAGCCCGTCCCGGGAGGCGGCCAGGTGGAGCGGGCCGGTCTCGGCCTCGATCTTCTCCACGGCCAGCGCGGCCACCCGCCGGTCGAGCGTGACCGACGTCAGCAGCCGGTGCTCGCCCGCGTGGTAGACCTGCGCGCCCTGCCCGCACACCGCGAGGCCCCGGTAGTCCAGCGCGTCGAGTATGTGCCGCGTCCACGCGACCGGGCGGCCGGTGACGACGATGTGCGCGGCTCCGGCCGCCGCCGCGAGGGCGAGGGCGGCGCGGGTGCGCTCGGAGACGGTCTCGTCGGACCGCAGCAGCGTGCCGTCGAGGTCGGTGGCGACGAGACGGTACGGGGGCGGGGGCGCGGACGTCACTTGGCGACCGGCTCCAGGACCTCGCGGCCGCCGAGGTACGGCCGGAGCACCTCGGGCACCCGGACCGTGCCGTCGGCCTGCTGGTGGTTCTCCAGCAGCGCGACGATCGTGCGCGGCACCGCGCACAGCGTGCCGTTCAGCGTGGCGAGCGGGCGGACGTTCTTGCCGTCGCGCATCCGCACGGACAGCCGCCGGGCCTGGAACTCGTCGCAGTTGGACGTCGAGGTCAGCTCGCGGTACTTGCCCTGGGTCGGGATCCACGCCTCGCAGTCGAACTTGCGGGAGGCCGAGGCGCCGAGGTCACCGGTGGCCGTGTCGATCACCTGGAACGGCAGCTCCAGGCTGGTCAGCCACTGCTTCTCCCACTCCAGCAGCCGGGCGTGCTCGGCCTCGGCCTCCTCCGGAGCGACGTACGAGAACATCTCGACCTTGTCGAACTGGTGGACGCGGAAGATGCCCCGGGTGTCCTTGCCGTACGTACCGGCCTCGCGGCGGAAGCAGGGCGAGAAACCGGCGTACCGCAGCGGGAGCTGCGAGGCGTCGATGATCTCGTCCATGTGGTACGCGGCGAGCGGCACCTCGGACGTGCCGACCAGGTAGAAGTCGTCCTTCTCCAGGTGGTAGACGTCCTGCGCGGCCTGGCCCAGGAAGCCGGTGCCCTCCATGGCGCGCGGCTTGACCAGCGCGGGGGTGAGCATCGGGGTGAAGCCGGCCGCCGTGGCCTGGGCGATGGCGGCGTTGACGAGGGCGAGCTCCAGGAGCGCGCCGACGCCGGTGAGGTAGTAGAAGCGCGATCCGGACACCTTGGCGCCGCGCTCGACGTCGATCGCGCCGAGCGACTGGCCGAGCTCCAGGTGGTCCTTGGGCTCGAAGCCCTCGGCGGCGAAGTCGCGGGGGGTGCCGACGGTCTCCAGGACGACGAAGTCGTCCTCGCCGCCGCGCGGTACGTCGGGGTGGACGAGGTTGCCGATGCCCAGCAGGAGGCGCTGGGCCTCCGCCGCGGCCTCGTCCTGCTCGGCGTCGGCGGCCTTGACGGCGGCGGACAGCTCGCCGGCCTTCTTCAGCAGCGCGGCCTTCTCGTCGCCGGTGGCCTTGGGGATCAGCTTGCCGAGCGCCTTCTGCTCGGCGCGGAGTTCGTCGAAGCGGACGCCGGACGACCTGCGCCGCTCGTCGGCGGAGAGCAGCGCGTCGACGATGTCGACGTCCTCTCCACGGGCGCGCTGGGAGGCGCGCACACGGTCGGGGTCCTCACGAAGCAGGCGAAGGTCAATCACCCCCCCAGGCTACCGTTGACCGTCACGATCACTCGACGCGATATTCCTCTTCGGGCGGTTTTGCCCCATTCCGGGTGGTTTTCACGGCTTTCCGGGACCGGTCGCGAAAGGGTGGAAAACCCTGAGGCGCACGAGGGGTGAATTCGGTGATCCGGCGCGAAAAGGGGAGAGGTCGACGAATCGTCCCATGGTGCCGGGGAGGCTGGGGAAACCAGGCGGTTGTCCACAGGAACAGCAGGTTCCGCTTTGTTGTCCACAGGGTGTGCGCGAAATCTGTGGACGTCGGAAGCGGATCTTCCGGCTGTTTTCCTTATCGGCCACGCTTTGGCGGCTTTCTGGCGGATAAACCTTGCTCCGACACTCTTTCGAGTGGAGATTTCCCGCTCTTAAGGGTTGTTCGAGACCTTTCGGCTGACTGCGGGGCGGTGGACGATCCCACCACCGGGCGCCCGGCCCTGTGGACGATCCGGTGGATTGCTAGAGAGATTTGTCGACGTTGACCGATTCGTTCCACCCGGCGGAGTCTCGTTCTGTCGACTTATCCCCAGGAGTGGGTCGCCCTGTGGATAACCCTGTGGACGAACCGGCGGCAGGCCCCGGCAGGCCCCGGCGGACCCCGGGGCGCCCCTCAGGCCCGCCCGTCCTGGCAGCGCGCCAGCCACTCCGCCGCCGCCACGAAATCGGCGTCCGACGTCCCCGGCCGCGGCGCCGCTCCCGCCGTGGGCGGCTCACCGTCCGCGCTCGCGCGCGGATACGACCCGAGGAACCGCACGTTCGGGCAGATCCGCTTCAGGCCCATCAGCGTCTCGGCCACCCGCCGGTCCGTGATGTGCCCCTCGCAGTCGATGGAGAAGCAGTACCGCCCCATGCCCTCGCCCGTCGGCCGCGACTCGATCCACGTCAGGTTGACGCCCCGCGCCGAGAACTCCTGCAGCAGTTCCATCAGCGCACCGGGGTGGTCGTCCCGCAGCCATACGACCATGGACGTCCGGTCGGCGCCGGTCCGGGCCGCCGGCCGCGCCGGCCGCCCCGCCAGCACGAACCGCGTCTCCGCGTTCCGCGCGTCGTGGATGTCGGTGACCAGCGGCTCCAGACCGTACGTCGCGGCGGCGAACTCCCCGGCGAACGCGGCGTCGTAGCGGCCCTCCCGCACCAGCCGCGCGCCGTCCGCGTTGGACGCCGCCGACTCCCAGCGGGCGTCCGGCAGATGGGCCGCCAGCCACTTGCGCACCTGCGGCTGGGCGACCGGGTGCCCGGTCACCGTCTTGATGTCGCCGAGCTTCGTCCCCGGCCGGACGAGCAGGGCGAACGCGATCCGCAGCAGCACCTCGCGGTAGATCATCAGCGGGGTGCCGGTGGCCAGTTCGTCCAGGGTCGCCGTGACGCCGCCCTCCACCGAGTTCTCGATGGGCACCAGCGCCGCCGCCGCCTCGCCGCCGCGCACGGCGTCCAGCGCGGCCGGGACGGAGACCTTGGGTACCAGCTCGCGCGTCGCCGCCTCCGGGAGCGTGCGCAGCGCGGCCTCGGTGAAGGTGCCTTCGGGACCGAGGTAGGTGTAGCGGCTGGCCGACATCACGCGATACTCCTCCGAACGGTCCGCTGCGTCAGAGCGGGCTGCCGTCACGATACCGAGCGGGAGGGGAGGGCTCCCCCGCCCGCCCAGCCGTTCACCACCACTCACCACACCCCCCCGCCTACCCCTCCAGCAGCCGCTGCCCCACGTACTCGCCCTCGGCGCAACCGCCCGGCACCGCGAAGAGCCCGCTCGCCTCGTGCCGCAGGAAGCGCGACAGCCCGTCCCCCCGGTCCAGCTTCCGCTGCACCGGCACGAACCCCTTCATCGGGTCCGCCTGCCAGGCCACGAACAGCAGCCCGGCGTCCGGGGCGCCGTCGTCGCGGAAGCCGTCGTGGTACGAGAAGGCGCGGCGCAGCATCGTCGCGCCCCGGTTGGCGGAGGGCGCGGCGACGCGGACGTGGGCGTCGCCGGCGATGGCCAGCGCGCCGTCCGGCCCGATCTTCTCCAGGTCGACGGGGGTCGTCTCACCGCCACCGGACAGCGGGGCGCCGTCCGACTTGCGGCGGCCTATCACCCGCTCCTGGCGCTCCAGCGGCAGGTTGTCCCAGGTGTCCAGCAGCATCCGGATGCGCCGCACCACCGCGTACGAGCCGCCCGCCATCCACGCGTCGGGCCCCTTGCGGTCGCGCGGGACGAAGATCTTCTCCTCGAAGTCCGGGTCCGTGGGCTTGGGGTTGTTGGTGCCGTCGACCTGGCCCATCAGATTGCGCTGGGTCATCGGGCGCGGGGTGGCGCCGGGGGTGCGGTTGAAGCCGCTCATCTCCCAGCGCGGCCGGACGGCGTCGCCGGCCTGCTTGCGGAGCAGCCGCAGCGCGTGGAACGCCACCAGCGCGTCGTCGGCGCCGATCTGCACCCAGAGGTCGCCGTCGCCGCGCTTGGGGTCGAGTGCGTCCTGGGTGAAGGC
This genomic interval carries:
- a CDS encoding helix-turn-helix transcriptional regulator, which gives rise to MLHGRSGELRTLDRLLADARQGRSGALLLRGEAGIGKSVLLDHAARAAREAGMRVLRGTGVEAEGELPYAGLHLMLSGVLDRVAGLPAAQAEALRSAFGMASDGTGGDRFLVGLAVLTLLDGLAEEGPLLCVVDDAHWLDRESADALLFAVRRLGAEPIAVLLAVREDDAPAFPAPGVPELRLGGLDAESAGALLDESAAGLPRHARELVLKEAAGNPLALRELPTVQGEAERYASPYGMAALPPHSRLLRAFTTAVAALPDRTRSLLLVAAAAGGADLATVLGAAERFDASLDDLEAAERARLLGLVDGRLAFRHPLVRTAVYQDAPASRRIAAHRALADALAGRPDQADQRAWHLAAAATGPDPETARLLEESAERARARGSSRAVAAAYERAAELTPDAAGRCRRLTAAARAAADAGRPSHAEELAGRAVALADGPDALAGAVRIKAEALDEQGRSRDAYALLTGVVPDLVGGVPSLVGQASGVAGHASGVAEAVAGPAGEASSAAKAVADPASGRAGQASGPAGAVAGANRVASGPDRDAVEPAGHASELVGATPAPDRVAPDSGRYTPAPAGPAPDLVGPLLFQAAQAAWHAGDQGALDRTAVRAAELGVPEAGRIAALARLAAGQHRCGPGDPDAGADAVRQLIGADGESAADLREAVRLGWWHLFAGDLPAARDLAVGLERRCRESGAIGTLALVQMLLARVRLLLGLHREALATATEGMRVAEDTGHARVRVHLATVLAQLAAVRGDEEAVRELTAEALARGVAPGTVHAACALALLDLGLGRTEAAFDRLSAVAGGPDRQGVIGSLPDLVEAAARLDRPEGGQSALAWYERHAAAYPRPWTEAVAERCRALLAPDPAAAGSRFVRALELHREGGSGFERARTELLYGEHLRRRRQTSEARPPLRAALDTFDRLGAVVWAERARAELRASGESQGAPAAAPGLLDRLTPQEAQVARLAAEGLSNRDIGARLFISPRTAGYHLSNVYPKLGISSRRELVRLGL
- a CDS encoding NADPH-dependent FMN reductase is translated as MNTAPLRLAVIVGSTREGRFGPTVADWFVREARTHTGFEVDVIDLADAGIPNTLSGEPTPEVAAVTPRLATADAFVVITPEYNHSYPASLKAAIDWHFPQWQAKPVAFVSYGGVSGGLRAVEHLRQVFAELHAVTVRDTVSFHMAWERFDKDGEPLDAAVVNGAAKRMLDQLVWWGRALRQARDEVPYTA
- a CDS encoding MFS transporter, whose product is MKAATVNTTAPIATAPITTSQAPRRPAVTLALVLLGMLTLAMSMSGTTVALPDIGADLGASGASLQWAVTGYFLTASSFMLVTGALSDLFGRRRVYRAGAALFTAGLLLSATATDVLVLDAARAVAGLGAAGVMASGGALLATTFSGPARTKAYAALGTTGGIGLAAGPTISGALVGGLGWRSGFLVFAVVGAVLLAGTFLVAESRAAVRPRLDVPGAVTFIAALALVMTGVTQGPQNGWSHPLVLASFGAGALLLALFAVLQRRSPHPVLDLTLVRDRRYLAWTLAGLTGAVGFAGTLTYLPTYFQGVNGVSAGAAGTTMLLLTAPVLVAPLVSGQLVNRGVPARLVITVAIGLVAAGNAWLTVLAPGGGVAPLAGPLLTIGIGTGLANGIIDGQAMSLVDPERSGTAAGFLNTVRGGGQAMMIAALGAVMLSLLQSRLGSAGLAARVTSGHLAGPDHAHLAQQFTGVWHTVLWGIAALTALLCVTVTTLLRAPRPATAE
- a CDS encoding rhomboid-like protein; the protein is MERDEPEATGSGQRSVRVRVRRYGRGVVQARDLVRSWVRSAPGTHIWLLVIGVTSLVIAAASEGLETFLLHRTSSNIHELNKHPLQSLLISGFWIEKPSSFLFYAVLFELVHANVERWAGTWRWLLTVGVAHIAATLISQEVLLVAIEHHAASRAMRHVVDIGVSYGLAAAAGLLTYRIPRPWRWGWLVALVLFFATPLVAGGTFTDVGHAVAVSVGLACGPLVRGRRGWGR
- a CDS encoding HAD family hydrolase translates to MTSAPPPPYRLVATDLDGTLLRSDETVSERTRAALALAAAAGAAHIVVTGRPVAWTRHILDALDYRGLAVCGQGAQVYHAGEHRLLTSVTLDRRVAALAVEKIEAETGPLHLAASRDGLDGDLLVTAGYRLQEGPRPPVPVTDQAELWAEPLNKLYLQHSRLGDDALADAARAAAGGLVDVTMAGEGIVELLPLGLSKATGLSLAARRLGVKASETIAFGDMPNDIPMFGWAGYGVAMAGAHAELKAVADEVTAGNDEDGIAVVVERLFG
- the serS gene encoding serine--tRNA ligase is translated as MIDLRLLREDPDRVRASQRARGEDVDIVDALLSADERRRSSGVRFDELRAEQKALGKLIPKATGDEKAALLKKAGELSAAVKAADAEQDEAAAEAQRLLLGIGNLVHPDVPRGGEDDFVVLETVGTPRDFAAEGFEPKDHLELGQSLGAIDVERGAKVSGSRFYYLTGVGALLELALVNAAIAQATAAGFTPMLTPALVKPRAMEGTGFLGQAAQDVYHLEKDDFYLVGTSEVPLAAYHMDEIIDASQLPLRYAGFSPCFRREAGTYGKDTRGIFRVHQFDKVEMFSYVAPEEAEAEHARLLEWEKQWLTSLELPFQVIDTATGDLGASASRKFDCEAWIPTQGKYRELTSTSNCDEFQARRLSVRMRDGKNVRPLATLNGTLCAVPRTIVALLENHQQADGTVRVPEVLRPYLGGREVLEPVAK
- the pheA gene encoding prephenate dehydratase; this translates as MSASRYTYLGPEGTFTEAALRTLPEAATRELVPKVSVPAALDAVRGGEAAAALVPIENSVEGGVTATLDELATGTPLMIYREVLLRIAFALLVRPGTKLGDIKTVTGHPVAQPQVRKWLAAHLPDARWESAASNADGARLVREGRYDAAFAGEFAAATYGLEPLVTDIHDARNAETRFVLAGRPARPAARTGADRTSMVVWLRDDHPGALMELLQEFSARGVNLTWIESRPTGEGMGRYCFSIDCEGHITDRRVAETLMGLKRICPNVRFLGSYPRASADGEPPTAGAAPRPGTSDADFVAAAEWLARCQDGRA
- the efeB gene encoding iron uptake transporter deferrochelatase/peroxidase subunit, with the translated sequence MAETSGKTTTRRTAKAAPNGKAAKNGKNGKADKADKADKTEPQGKPDGLSRRRLLGTAGAVGAGGLVVGGLGGASVAEAVREDPDPLSGVGSATVPFHGDHQAGIADPAQAHGHLLAFDLAPGADRKAAAALLRRWSATAAELAEGRTPKGDDTGIALDAGPSSLTVTFGFGRTFFDRTGLTDRRPAALEPLPAFTQDALDPKRGDGDLWVQIGADDALVAFHALRLLRKQAGDAVRPRWEMSGFNRTPGATPRPMTQRNLMGQVDGTNNPKPTDPDFEEKIFVPRDRKGPDAWMAGGSYAVVRRIRMLLDTWDNLPLERQERVIGRRKSDGAPLSGGGETTPVDLEKIGPDGALAIAGDAHVRVAAPSANRGATMLRRAFSYHDGFRDDGAPDAGLLFVAWQADPMKGFVPVQRKLDRGDGLSRFLRHEASGLFAVPGGCAEGEYVGQRLLEG